The following coding sequences are from one Gammaproteobacteria bacterium window:
- a CDS encoding YicC/YloC family endoribonuclease translates to MIHSMTAFTRHGLQQDWGVITWELRTVNHRYFELDFRLPESLRELEMPLRERASHYLHRGKVECHLKYKPTEANAGFSINQDLIQQLAKAGQEVRSLWGDNMTTSVTSVLSWPGVLQSVELDKEALHQSVLTLFDTALREIGMIRQREGLALQQRIEERLKQVLVEVDHIKQRLPVVFTHQRHKIQARIEEFKLAIDPQRLEEEVLQLMQKMDISEEVERLEIHVDEVYQSLKTKGAVGRRLDFLMQELHREANTLGSKSADAEVTHAAIRLKVLIEQMREQVQNVE, encoded by the coding sequence ATGATTCATAGCATGACTGCATTTACCCGCCATGGTTTGCAACAAGACTGGGGGGTGATTACCTGGGAATTACGTACTGTAAATCATCGTTATTTCGAGTTAGATTTCAGGTTACCTGAATCCTTGCGTGAGCTGGAAATGCCACTTAGAGAACGTGCATCGCATTACTTACACCGGGGCAAAGTTGAATGCCATCTTAAATATAAACCCACCGAAGCCAATGCCGGCTTCTCGATTAACCAAGATTTAATTCAGCAATTAGCTAAAGCCGGTCAAGAAGTAAGATCCCTATGGGGTGATAACATGACAACTTCCGTTACCAGTGTTTTATCCTGGCCGGGGGTATTACAAAGTGTAGAATTAGATAAAGAAGCGCTGCATCAAAGTGTGCTTACCCTGTTTGACACTGCATTACGCGAAATTGGTATGATACGACAGCGCGAAGGCCTTGCATTACAACAGCGTATTGAAGAACGACTCAAACAAGTCTTAGTCGAAGTTGACCACATCAAACAGCGCTTACCGGTAGTCTTTACACATCAACGCCATAAAATTCAAGCGCGTATTGAAGAATTCAAGCTCGCTATTGACCCGCAACGCCTAGAAGAAGAAGTGTTGCAATTAATGCAAAAAATGGATATCAGCGAAGAAGTAGAACGTTTGGAAATTCACGTCGATGAAGTGTACCAGTCGCTCAAAACCAAGGGCGCAGTTGGAAGACGCCTGGATTTTCTGATGCAGGAATTGCACCGCGAAGCCAATACCTTAGGGTCCAAATCCGCCGACGCCGAAGTGACTCATGCCGCCATCCGACTGAAAGTGTTGATCGAACAAATGCGTGAACAGGTGCAGAATGTGGAATAA
- a CDS encoding bacteriophage holin, giving the protein MYAKYTKLHVLAFGFAFGILGAISMFIVGLFAMRGYGVGYVTMLSSLYIGYSATFLGSILGAIWGFLDCFIFGVILAALYNCFLGKCGTCKASTLENKGELK; this is encoded by the coding sequence ATGTATGCGAAATATACAAAACTACATGTGTTGGCGTTTGGCTTTGCTTTTGGCATCCTAGGCGCAATTTCCATGTTTATTGTAGGATTGTTTGCTATGCGTGGTTATGGAGTGGGTTATGTGACAATGCTATCATCCCTATATATAGGTTATAGTGCTACATTTTTGGGCAGTATATTAGGGGCAATTTGGGGTTTTTTGGATTGCTTCATTTTTGGGGTTATCCTAGCAGCGCTTTATAACTGCTTTTTAGGGAAGTGCGGAACCTGCAAAGCAAGCACACTAGAAAATAAGGGCGAGTTGAAATAA
- the pfkA gene encoding 6-phosphofructokinase produces MTNKIKKLLIITSGGDAPGMNAGIRAVLRTAIANGIEVYGCEGGYKGLIEQNVFPLTSRDVANSIQRGGTILKTDRCEAFLQKPVRDKCREYLQALGIDAMVVLGGDGSFRGAFMLEQEGGPKTMGIPCTIDNDIVGTEYTIGFDTACNTALQAIDKIRDTAFSLNRHFLVEVMGRAAGFLAVEVGIAGGAEFILIPEVPISVEDLVQRIQSRPRRKLASIIVVAEAETTGRSFAIAEKIKQLSDISYKVCVLGHIQRGGEPTVKDRKMASLMGYHAVEHLLRGDTQKMIAVSKDQLIPVAFPDPAKGARRFDEKRFDEEVELMKINQIICGM; encoded by the coding sequence ATGACAAACAAAATTAAAAAATTACTTATCATTACATCTGGTGGTGATGCGCCTGGAATGAATGCGGGGATTCGTGCGGTGCTGCGTACGGCGATTGCTAATGGTATTGAGGTTTATGGGTGTGAGGGTGGTTACAAGGGTTTAATTGAACAAAATGTATTTCCACTGACATCACGGGATGTCGCAAACTCCATCCAGCGTGGCGGTACGATTTTAAAAACCGACCGTTGTGAAGCATTTTTACAAAAGCCGGTGCGGGATAAATGCCGCGAATATTTGCAGGCTTTAGGCATTGATGCAATGGTGGTGCTAGGAGGTGATGGTAGTTTTCGTGGGGCCTTTATGTTGGAGCAAGAAGGCGGTCCGAAAACCATGGGCATTCCTTGTACCATCGATAATGATATTGTTGGCACTGAATATACCATTGGTTTTGATACGGCCTGTAATACAGCACTTCAAGCGATTGATAAGATTCGTGATACGGCATTTAGCTTGAATCGACACTTCCTGGTAGAGGTGATGGGACGTGCGGCTGGGTTTTTAGCCGTTGAGGTTGGTATTGCCGGTGGGGCTGAGTTTATTTTAATTCCTGAGGTGCCTATCAGCGTAGAGGATTTGGTGCAGCGGATTCAGAGTCGTCCACGTAGGAAATTGGCATCTATTATCGTGGTAGCTGAGGCGGAAACAACGGGCAGGAGCTTTGCTATTGCTGAAAAAATCAAGCAATTGAGCGATATTTCTTACAAGGTTTGTGTGCTGGGTCATATACAACGGGGCGGTGAGCCAACAGTCAAAGACCGCAAGATGGCTTCATTGATGGGATATCATGCTGTAGAGCATTTGCTGCGCGGTGATACTCAGAAAATGATTGCTGTCAGTAAGGACCAATTGATTCCAGTTGCATTTCCTGATCCAGCCAAAGGTGCCAGACGTTTTGATGAAAAGCGTTTTGATGAAGAAGTGGAGCTGATGAAAATTAATCAGATTATTTGTGGGATGTGA